In a genomic window of Quercus lobata isolate SW786 chromosome 4, ValleyOak3.0 Primary Assembly, whole genome shotgun sequence:
- the LOC115985017 gene encoding uncharacterized protein LOC115985017, which yields MLGLSSLQKITAAHRMLAHGVAADFMDEYVRIEESTAIESLKKFVKAVVDIFSKEYLRSPNNEDIARLLVNGERRGFPRILGSIDCMHWKWKNCPTTWKGQYSGHIREPTIVLEAVASFDLWIWHAFFGLRGLKNDINILEQSPIFFELEQRRAPAVNYSINGHENTMGYNLADGIYPKWSTFVKTIPSPRGHKKKIICKKPKRQIEKM from the coding sequence ATGCTCGGTTTATCTTCTCTTCAAAAGATAACAGCTGCACATAGGATGCTTGCGCATGGAGTGGCAGCTGATTTTATGGATGAGTATGTGCGGATTGAAGAATCCACTGCAATAGAAAGtctgaaaaaatttgttaaagcgGTGGTTGATATTTTCTCCAAGGAATACTTGAGGTCCCCAAACAACGAAGACATTGCTAGACTTTTAGTCAATGGGGAAAGACGTGGATTTCCAAGGATTTTAGGGAGCATTGATTGCATGCAttggaaatggaaaaattgTCCGACTACATGGAAAGGTCAGTACTCTGGTCACATTCGTGAGCCAACCATTGTTTTGGAAGCAGTGGCATCATTTGATCTTTGGATATGGCATGCATTTTTTGGGTTACGTGGGTTAAAGAATGACATTAATATATTAGAACAGTCTCCTATATTTTTTGAGCTCGAACAAAGACGTGCTCCTGCAGTTAATTACTCAATCAATGGGCATGAGAATACAATGGGATACAACCTTGCTGATGGCATATATCCAAAGTGGTCAACATTTGTTAAAACAATTCCATCTCCACGaggacataaaaaaaaaattatttgcaaaaagcCCAAGAGGCAAATAGAAAAGATGTAG